Proteins from one Entomospira culicis genomic window:
- a CDS encoding efflux RND transporter periplasmic adaptor subunit, producing the protein MMHNTNVNEVKTFRRSSSRSPMALIIILSIIVVAIVGIALYMLMNKNKSNEIIIERKVYSVATQEMQAQEIVDYFKINGDVIATNLINVFPDVQVGRLMSYSVKVGDKVSRNQVIGYIDPSQPGMTYAPNPIRSPIAGTIIALPLDIGTRVASSSVLAQVGNLNSLQIEGFIPERLLGRTALGANVTIHMPAFPDVVSYGKISEIAPAIDVNSRTTLTRIQVSDLPPQMKSGMFVELLIESDRYQDVLVIAQRAVITRGGRYYLFVVSDSEAVAKQRGINVEQRKQAEEEVAPKKGFLAKWKESREEKKRQNMVVTVKDSAPISGWATLIEVELGFSIDGQVVVTQGLEAGDIVIVSGQSDLSNALPVNIVDALEN; encoded by the coding sequence ATGATGCATAACACCAACGTCAATGAGGTGAAAACCTTTCGCCGATCCAGCAGTCGATCGCCGATGGCTCTCATAATTATTCTTAGTATTATTGTCGTAGCAATTGTGGGCATTGCCCTCTACATGTTAATGAATAAGAATAAATCCAATGAAATTATTATCGAGCGAAAAGTCTACTCCGTAGCTACGCAAGAGATGCAAGCACAAGAAATTGTCGACTACTTCAAGATTAATGGCGATGTCATCGCGACCAATCTTATCAATGTCTTTCCCGATGTCCAAGTTGGTCGCCTGATGTCTTACAGTGTAAAAGTAGGCGACAAAGTGAGTCGAAACCAAGTCATCGGCTATATCGATCCGAGTCAACCCGGTATGACCTATGCGCCTAACCCAATCCGTAGCCCCATCGCCGGTACAATTATTGCCTTACCTCTTGATATCGGCACGCGTGTGGCATCCTCTTCGGTACTCGCGCAGGTGGGAAACCTTAACTCCTTACAGATCGAGGGCTTCATCCCCGAGCGCCTACTAGGACGCACCGCCCTTGGTGCCAATGTTACTATCCATATGCCGGCCTTCCCTGATGTTGTAAGCTATGGCAAAATCAGCGAGATTGCTCCAGCTATCGACGTGAATAGCCGAACTACACTCACCCGTATTCAAGTCAGTGATCTTCCTCCCCAAATGAAATCGGGCATGTTCGTCGAGCTCCTCATTGAGTCTGATCGCTACCAAGATGTCTTGGTGATTGCCCAGCGTGCGGTTATCACCCGTGGTGGTCGCTATTATCTCTTTGTTGTTAGCGACAGCGAAGCAGTAGCAAAACAACGCGGTATCAATGTGGAACAACGCAAGCAAGCCGAAGAAGAGGTTGCTCCTAAAAAAGGATTTTTGGCAAAGTGGAAGGAGTCCAGAGAAGAGAAAAAACGCCAAAATATGGTCGTTACCGTGAAGGACTCTGCCCCTATCTCTGGTTGGGCAACGCTTATCGAGGTGGAGCTTGGTTTTAGCATCGATGGGCAAGTGGTGGTTACCCAAGGCTTAGAGGCCGGTGATATTGTCATTGTCTCTGGACAAAGCGACCTAAGCAATGCCTTACCTGTTAATATTGTGGATGCACTAGAGAATTAA
- the trxA gene encoding thioredoxin, with protein MVKHLTKETFQAAIDEDKLTMVDFWAEWCGPCRMLGPVLDDIAKTMSDKVSVCKVNTDLEQELAMRYNISSIPCVIYFRKGEALRASLGFKPKENFVKEIDELLGK; from the coding sequence ATGGTCAAGCATTTAACAAAGGAGACCTTTCAGGCAGCAATTGATGAGGATAAGTTGACGATGGTCGACTTCTGGGCGGAGTGGTGTGGCCCTTGTCGCATGTTGGGGCCAGTGCTCGATGACATCGCCAAAACAATGTCGGACAAAGTTTCTGTCTGTAAGGTAAATACAGATCTTGAACAAGAGCTTGCAATGCGCTATAATATCAGTAGCATCCCCTGTGTTATCTACTTTAGAAAGGGAGAGGCATTGCGTGCGTCTTTAGGCTTTAAGCCCAAAGAGAATTTTGTCAAAGAGATTGATGAGCTTCTAGGCAAGTAG
- a CDS encoding TolC family protein: MKTSLRLKLGLLSLFCLPASLFAQSSEAIFLDEARVETLIISNNINVKGIQIQFDQAKRARDHMWNEFLPQISAGVSSNRVYGYNQALLAHSNPTGGWVNQVTFGAQLNLTSWVWMGMLKTQYEYEAGELSFEHAKQQIISSGLITFYSLLLSQERLNLLADSVRVAQEAYQQSSRLYNNGMVQQLDLLNAEVSYQNQLNQYEQALIDYQEAELSFKQMLGIAFDQDVVLLGSVDLEPNKFDIDRTLAAFSGANLAIQQALKQQLANEWGLWYSHAAQTFTPFVRLDYAAQYNTSPLSHAGLVSTSLMPRNSFSLTLGFSMNLDAMLPWSKTGQSLWKQREGFYYQALKNDEDIITNEREIINQTQQINNIVERLLILQNAANVSERALELTTQGYNLGVRNQIELDQALISRNQARLNLAVAKFDYFRALQELSVTTGQNPSTLMNFARGTSNIPNTF; this comes from the coding sequence ATGAAAACATCTTTACGGTTAAAACTAGGTCTGCTTAGCCTCTTCTGCCTACCTGCCTCGCTCTTCGCGCAGTCTTCTGAGGCTATCTTTCTAGATGAAGCACGTGTTGAAACGCTTATCATCTCCAACAATATCAATGTTAAAGGAATCCAAATTCAGTTCGATCAAGCCAAACGTGCCCGCGATCACATGTGGAACGAATTCCTTCCCCAAATTAGTGCAGGAGTAAGCTCCAACCGCGTCTACGGCTACAATCAGGCGCTCCTTGCTCATAGTAACCCCACCGGTGGCTGGGTTAACCAAGTAACCTTTGGCGCACAGCTCAACCTCACTAGCTGGGTCTGGATGGGCATGCTCAAAACTCAATACGAGTACGAAGCCGGCGAACTTAGCTTTGAACACGCCAAACAACAGATCATCTCCAGTGGTCTCATCACCTTCTACTCCCTCCTGCTTAGCCAAGAGCGCCTCAACCTCCTTGCCGATAGCGTACGCGTTGCCCAAGAGGCCTACCAACAGAGTTCTCGTCTATATAATAATGGCATGGTGCAACAACTAGACCTTCTCAATGCCGAGGTTAGCTACCAAAATCAGCTCAACCAGTACGAGCAAGCCCTTATCGACTACCAAGAGGCTGAGCTAAGCTTCAAACAGATGCTAGGCATCGCCTTCGACCAAGACGTCGTCCTCCTAGGCAGTGTCGACTTAGAGCCAAATAAATTCGACATCGACCGTACGCTAGCGGCCTTTTCGGGGGCGAACCTAGCCATCCAGCAAGCGCTCAAACAACAGCTTGCCAATGAGTGGGGATTGTGGTATAGCCATGCCGCCCAAACCTTTACGCCGTTCGTTCGCTTAGACTACGCCGCCCAATATAACACCTCCCCCCTATCCCATGCCGGTCTGGTAAGCACGAGCCTCATGCCCCGTAACAGCTTCTCCCTCACCTTAGGCTTTAGTATGAATCTCGATGCCATGCTCCCTTGGAGTAAAACCGGACAGAGTCTCTGGAAGCAACGCGAAGGCTTCTATTATCAGGCACTCAAAAACGATGAAGATATTATCACCAACGAGCGCGAGATTATCAATCAAACACAACAGATTAACAATATCGTAGAGCGTCTGCTCATCTTACAAAATGCCGCTAATGTTAGCGAACGCGCCCTAGAGCTGACAACGCAAGGATATAACCTCGGTGTACGAAATCAAATCGAACTTGATCAAGCGCTTATTAGTAGAAACCAAGCACGGCTTAATCTTGCTGTAGCGAAATTTGATTACTTCCGCGCCCTCCAAGAGCTAAGCGTAACCACTGGACAAAACCCATCAACGCTGATGAATTTCGCTCGTGGCACGTCAAATATCCCCAATACATTTTAA
- a CDS encoding BMP family lipoprotein yields the protein MKGYVRLLAVSLASLALFSCGGSGNNQSSGGGRGMAMKDVILVDEGSGIDDKSFNAATWRGITAHFGDTPENASQRGVRYEELYSSSQDKIWENLNIATDEGARLIIGTGFTFEEPIQRVAKANPDQHYLLIDGSNGDIDNLRGVLFKEHEGAFLVGVAVALQAQADGIADPKFGFVGGMQSDVISRFELGYIQGILSVLPDALIEDFYADSWGAPEVGKTKAKDWFNKGFYAILSAAGGTGSGVIAEAKEQRMLGKNVWALGVDSDQYEDGLYSEGESAVLTSMLKLVEKAVSDALIDVDSNQFTGGTVYYGLAEGGVGFSTRNSRLNEEVIAQVRALADKIVRGEIVVYGTYAEAKANNLLPNNPLILS from the coding sequence ATGAAAGGTTATGTACGTTTGTTGGCCGTTTCCTTGGCGTCGCTGGCGCTGTTTAGCTGTGGCGGATCGGGGAATAATCAATCGTCTGGTGGTGGACGTGGCATGGCAATGAAGGATGTTATCTTGGTGGACGAGGGATCGGGCATTGATGATAAATCGTTTAATGCGGCTACTTGGCGTGGGATTACGGCACACTTTGGCGATACGCCAGAAAATGCAAGTCAGCGCGGTGTTCGCTACGAGGAGCTCTATTCAAGCTCTCAAGATAAAATCTGGGAGAATCTCAACATTGCTACGGATGAGGGTGCACGCCTAATTATTGGTACGGGTTTTACCTTTGAGGAGCCTATCCAGCGCGTTGCTAAGGCTAATCCTGATCAGCACTATCTCCTTATTGATGGTAGCAATGGCGATATCGATAATCTACGTGGTGTGCTTTTTAAGGAGCACGAAGGTGCCTTTTTGGTAGGTGTTGCGGTTGCGCTTCAGGCACAGGCAGATGGCATTGCGGATCCTAAATTTGGCTTTGTCGGCGGTATGCAGAGTGATGTTATCTCTCGCTTTGAGTTAGGCTATATTCAAGGTATTTTGAGCGTCTTGCCCGATGCTCTAATTGAAGATTTTTATGCCGATAGCTGGGGTGCTCCGGAAGTGGGGAAAACCAAGGCCAAGGATTGGTTTAATAAGGGCTTTTATGCAATTTTGAGCGCTGCGGGTGGTACGGGTAGCGGTGTCATCGCCGAGGCAAAAGAGCAACGCATGTTAGGTAAGAATGTCTGGGCGTTGGGGGTTGATTCTGATCAATATGAAGATGGTCTGTATAGCGAGGGTGAGAGCGCTGTCTTAACAAGCATGCTCAAGCTTGTGGAGAAGGCGGTAAGCGACGCCCTTATCGATGTAGATAGCAACCAATTTACTGGTGGCACGGTTTACTACGGTCTTGCCGAAGGTGGCGTTGGCTTTTCTACGCGTAATAGTCGCCTGAATGAGGAAGTGATTGCACAAGTGCGTGCGTTGGCGGATAAAATTGTACGTGGAGAGATCGTGGTGTATGGCACGTATGCCGAGGCAAAAGCCAACAACCTATTACCTAATAATCCACTTATTCTTAGCTAA
- a CDS encoding FapA family protein has protein sequence MKNLDEFRRIMKHAWQEEKANRSIVLVGKSLEEILAQASIELSLPLHKLDYEVQIRGSKGFLFGTFGKRSWRVMVYPARKHMVTKQGVMQKAGLDDHHALDLAQEEQRDGLFGFLLNKNGEVMLKVVASVGDGKDVEVDDILKKASQMRSIPHLDEAAVRRTVMESSGVWVKVAEYAHNASADSSFTVLMSDDEMKATITLSTPGVGGATVTYEEMKNALHQAGVFAGIQEDALNELEMNPVYRTAMVVAMGVPARAGEDTRIQCLHETDLSEKSIQVDSKGSIDFKRMTSIHSVAAGDVVARVLQPTDGIPGMTVRGSMIAAKNGEKKAINLGANVRISDDETEVIATNNGQLIIKEDIVSVENIYTVEGDLKSHIDFLGTVVINGNIEDGYEVKAKGDITVTGSVGRSQLTAEGNIIVGNGINGNKYGDGASGDAVSFVKAGKSLWASFIQNCYVEANQMVVVSDGILNSNVLSLGKVLCKGKRAAIVGGRVRALDEINAVVFGSNSGTTTVLEVGVNPKLKDNLSDLETRNEKHHDALVDLRRIIDNWSEASRTRPLPPEKKSKFDEMIAQADEINREIQENKEQMKAIKEQLNARHDDAKIAASLKIHGGVEIIIGDYEYQVTSEYNKGQTFYLEQDQIKIKGYEAITDDITPDVEEKKKRYSKNKVSLS, from the coding sequence ATGAAGAATTTGGATGAATTTCGGAGAATCATGAAGCACGCGTGGCAAGAGGAAAAGGCCAATCGATCGATTGTCTTGGTGGGTAAAAGCCTTGAGGAAATTCTTGCGCAAGCCTCCATCGAACTCTCGTTACCTTTGCATAAATTAGATTATGAAGTGCAAATCCGTGGAAGTAAAGGCTTTTTATTTGGGACATTTGGTAAACGCAGTTGGCGAGTCATGGTCTACCCCGCACGAAAACATATGGTTACTAAGCAAGGAGTTATGCAAAAGGCAGGCTTGGATGATCACCATGCTCTTGATTTAGCGCAGGAAGAACAACGAGATGGTCTCTTTGGCTTTTTACTCAACAAAAATGGCGAGGTGATGCTCAAGGTGGTTGCTTCGGTTGGTGATGGTAAAGATGTCGAGGTGGATGATATTCTTAAAAAAGCCTCACAAATGCGATCTATTCCACATTTAGATGAGGCGGCAGTTCGGCGCACAGTAATGGAGAGTAGTGGCGTTTGGGTAAAAGTGGCAGAGTACGCGCACAACGCTTCGGCTGATAGTAGCTTTACGGTGCTGATGTCTGATGATGAGATGAAGGCGACGATTACACTTTCTACTCCGGGGGTGGGTGGCGCAACGGTTACCTACGAAGAGATGAAGAATGCGCTACATCAAGCGGGTGTTTTTGCTGGTATTCAAGAGGATGCGCTCAATGAGTTGGAAATGAACCCAGTGTATCGCACTGCCATGGTCGTGGCGATGGGAGTACCTGCGCGTGCAGGTGAGGATACCCGTATTCAATGTTTACATGAGACGGATTTATCTGAAAAGAGTATTCAGGTAGATTCTAAGGGATCGATAGATTTTAAGCGAATGACAAGTATCCATAGTGTCGCTGCTGGAGACGTTGTGGCACGTGTGTTGCAACCTACCGATGGTATTCCTGGTATGACTGTACGCGGAAGCATGATTGCTGCGAAAAATGGGGAGAAAAAAGCGATCAATTTAGGCGCAAATGTGCGTATCTCTGATGATGAGACGGAGGTTATCGCCACAAATAATGGTCAGTTAATCATCAAGGAGGATATTGTTAGTGTCGAGAATATCTATACGGTGGAAGGTGATTTGAAGAGCCATATCGACTTTCTTGGTACGGTTGTTATCAATGGTAATATTGAGGATGGTTATGAGGTCAAAGCCAAGGGTGATATCACCGTAACTGGATCGGTGGGTCGTAGTCAGCTTACTGCCGAGGGAAATATTATTGTGGGCAATGGAATTAACGGGAATAAATATGGTGATGGTGCCTCAGGCGATGCGGTGAGTTTTGTCAAGGCAGGTAAGAGTCTGTGGGCGAGCTTTATTCAAAACTGTTATGTAGAAGCCAATCAAATGGTAGTTGTATCTGATGGTATATTAAATTCTAATGTTTTGTCGCTTGGGAAGGTTCTTTGTAAGGGTAAGCGTGCTGCCATTGTTGGTGGCCGAGTGCGTGCTTTGGACGAAATTAATGCGGTGGTCTTTGGCTCTAATTCTGGCACAACGACGGTTTTAGAGGTGGGTGTAAATCCTAAGCTAAAAGACAATCTTTCTGACTTAGAAACAAGGAACGAGAAGCATCATGACGCGCTTGTTGATTTACGTCGGATTATTGATAACTGGAGTGAGGCAAGTCGCACACGCCCCTTGCCACCAGAAAAGAAGAGTAAATTTGACGAAATGATAGCCCAAGCCGACGAGATTAATCGCGAAATTCAAGAGAACAAAGAGCAAATGAAGGCAATCAAAGAGCAATTGAATGCGCGACATGATGATGCAAAAATTGCTGCTAGCTTAAAAATTCATGGTGGAGTAGAAATTATCATCGGTGATTATGAGTATCAAGTAACCTCTGAATACAATAAAGGGCAGACGTTCTATTTAGAACAAGATCAGATTAAGATTAAAGGCTATGAGGCAATTACCGATGATATTACCCCCGATGTAGAGGAGAAAAAGAAGAGGTACTCAAAGAATAAAGTATCTTTATCCTAA
- a CDS encoding GerMN domain-containing protein codes for MSRWYTFFLSLTLALIVLVAMGGVISLKTLVLGKKEPVSRVQEQQSAYYLVTLVEEKILYIPIERRMSHDILGAQRLLGELLSVSFSGEDPFFSLIPPEVELRNLWVEGEVLYVDFSEDLQFNPYGSEGYAGALHQILRTLATVSPVSSVQILIEGQTQDFLHEGVFIGEPILLQEYQEEWSSVLENR; via the coding sequence ATGAGTCGATGGTATACATTTTTTTTGTCGTTGACTTTGGCGCTGATTGTCTTGGTGGCGATGGGAGGCGTGATTAGCCTAAAGACTCTGGTTTTGGGAAAAAAAGAGCCGGTAAGTCGGGTGCAAGAGCAACAGAGTGCCTATTACTTGGTAACTTTGGTGGAAGAGAAGATTCTCTATATTCCCATCGAACGGCGTATGTCTCATGATATTTTGGGCGCGCAACGGCTTTTGGGTGAGCTTTTGTCGGTCTCTTTCAGTGGAGAAGATCCCTTCTTTAGCTTGATTCCGCCAGAGGTCGAGCTACGTAATTTGTGGGTTGAGGGCGAGGTGTTGTATGTAGATTTTTCTGAAGATTTGCAATTTAACCCTTATGGGAGCGAAGGCTATGCAGGGGCATTACATCAAATTTTACGTACGCTTGCCACCGTTTCTCCGGTTAGTAGCGTGCAAATATTGATTGAGGGTCAAACACAAGATTTCTTGCATGAGGGAGTATTTATTGGGGAGCCGATACTTTTGCAAGAGTACCAAGAGGAGTGGAGCAGTGTGCTGGAGAATCGTTAG
- a CDS encoding efflux RND transporter permease subunit, producing the protein MSMVKSLINKPVSVVVLASLTFIISIFMINLLPQELTPEFDFPTISVITTYPGAGPEEIESSITQVLESVFLSISGITKLSSTSSEGQSVVSISFDWNKNLDVATNDIRDKIDLARNALPEGANTPIIFRLNLNTMIPVMILNLSGLDMNSDELKVIAEDKIIPYLEQINGVASVNTFGGRQRQVRVEVTQNRLEAYNITMGDISRSIAAQNVQVSAGNINMGDSRLLLRTAGEFANLTDIEDVVITYRPVPYSPTTTTQGSSWSSTSTNLSAGGNSPRMVPIRVRDVADVFWGFADADSHAEVNGVEALNLNIQRQSGSNAVDVSKALRRQIPVLNAQLPDGIDIEIIYDTSKITSNSIAQVVNSALSGLLLIIFVLLIFLRNIKSALIVSITMPLSIFTTLMFMYFFDLTLNIISLTGLTLGVGMVVDSAIVIIENIYRYREKGVKSTTAAHLGTSEMALAITASTLTTVAVFLPMVLFQKELQLVGVLLGDLAFTIVIALISSLVFSITVVPVLAGSFLAIDTPKQKPLKGFMAVIDRGMERILSWLDAKYARGIEWSLNHRWSVIFISFGTLAASIVLLMSPLIGTEQMPAMDSQTFTINFTLPVDSTIEATIETGQSFSRRYQEVIAEKNVGKAASFYILSAGGSNMGFGGSLNEGSLDIILDDDFKNRPLSINQMQDIARGIFSEYPGVEFGFSAGGPPGSGGGSALTINISGNDQRKLEEVANTIVEILRTVPEVKEPTSNLSAGIPETIIIPNRDKAGAFGVPMASIGSEIRSNINGSTVSIYRADGEEIDLFLVLRPEDRMSIRDLDRIYVNSQVTGTRIPIANLVEIEEGISPMSIRRENQTRQATVSANAGLRPDGKPFAPSIVSEAAWRAINRDFIPVDGVTIKEAGDNQDFIDLIPIFLAVIAISIILVYGIMASQFESLKDPFIIILSIVTMPIGPILIYAISGQPFSSFSVIGMIMLIGIIVNTGIILVDYINLLRKRGTNLREAVIETGRLRLRPILMTTLTTILGMIPLATATGDGTSMTQPIGVTVVGGMISSSIMTLFLVPVLYYMFNQKGERKRVAQQQREHAILLERRQQMNKEANHE; encoded by the coding sequence ATGAGTATGGTTAAAAGCCTAATTAATAAGCCCGTGAGCGTCGTGGTGCTCGCTTCGCTTACCTTTATTATATCGATCTTTATGATCAACTTGCTTCCTCAAGAGCTGACGCCAGAGTTTGACTTCCCTACCATCTCTGTCATCACCACTTATCCTGGGGCAGGCCCCGAAGAGATTGAGAGTAGCATCACCCAAGTTCTTGAGAGTGTCTTTTTGAGCATCTCTGGAATTACCAAACTTAGTAGCACCAGTAGCGAAGGGCAATCGGTGGTAAGTATCTCCTTTGACTGGAACAAAAATCTCGATGTTGCCACCAATGATATTCGTGATAAGATCGATCTGGCGCGCAATGCACTCCCTGAAGGGGCAAATACCCCGATCATCTTTAGGCTCAACCTCAACACGATGATTCCAGTCATGATCCTCAATTTGTCGGGATTGGATATGAATAGCGATGAGCTTAAGGTGATTGCTGAAGATAAGATCATTCCTTACTTAGAGCAGATTAATGGCGTGGCCTCGGTAAATACGTTTGGTGGGCGCCAGCGCCAAGTACGCGTGGAGGTTACCCAAAACCGCCTTGAGGCCTACAATATTACCATGGGCGATATCTCCCGCTCGATTGCCGCGCAAAATGTGCAAGTGAGCGCCGGAAATATCAACATGGGCGATAGTCGTCTCCTCTTGCGCACCGCAGGAGAATTTGCAAACCTTACGGATATTGAAGATGTGGTCATCACCTATCGGCCAGTTCCCTACTCGCCCACGACCACTACGCAAGGCAGTAGCTGGAGTAGTACCAGCACCAATCTATCGGCGGGGGGAAATTCGCCTCGCATGGTGCCGATTAGGGTGCGGGATGTGGCAGATGTCTTTTGGGGCTTTGCCGATGCCGATAGTCATGCTGAGGTAAACGGTGTGGAGGCGCTTAACCTCAATATTCAGCGCCAATCAGGTAGCAATGCGGTGGACGTCTCCAAAGCACTGCGTCGACAAATTCCTGTACTTAATGCCCAGCTCCCTGATGGTATCGATATCGAGATTATCTATGATACGAGTAAAATTACGTCAAACTCAATTGCGCAGGTAGTCAACTCTGCGTTGTCGGGATTACTGCTGATTATTTTCGTATTGCTCATCTTTTTGCGTAATATTAAAAGTGCGCTCATCGTTAGCATCACCATGCCTCTCTCTATCTTTACGACGCTGATGTTTATGTACTTCTTCGATCTTACATTAAATATCATCAGTCTTACTGGTTTGACGTTGGGTGTTGGTATGGTGGTTGATTCTGCGATTGTTATTATTGAAAATATCTACCGCTATCGCGAAAAAGGGGTTAAATCGACCACTGCTGCCCACCTTGGTACCAGTGAAATGGCCTTAGCCATTACCGCCAGTACCCTCACAACAGTTGCGGTCTTCTTGCCGATGGTGCTCTTCCAAAAAGAACTTCAGTTAGTGGGTGTTTTGCTAGGCGACCTAGCCTTTACCATCGTCATTGCGCTTATCTCCTCGTTGGTCTTCTCGATTACGGTAGTACCAGTATTGGCAGGAAGCTTCTTAGCGATAGACACGCCTAAGCAAAAGCCTCTGAAAGGATTTATGGCGGTGATTGATCGTGGAATGGAGCGCATACTAAGCTGGTTAGACGCTAAGTATGCACGTGGTATTGAGTGGTCGTTAAACCATCGGTGGTCGGTTATTTTTATCTCCTTTGGGACACTGGCGGCATCGATTGTCTTGTTGATGTCTCCCCTTATCGGTACCGAGCAGATGCCTGCCATGGATAGCCAGACCTTTACTATCAACTTTACTCTGCCGGTCGATAGTACCATCGAAGCAACTATTGAGACAGGACAGTCATTTAGTCGTCGCTATCAAGAAGTGATTGCCGAAAAGAATGTAGGGAAAGCAGCTAGTTTTTACATTCTCTCCGCTGGTGGTAGCAATATGGGCTTTGGTGGCTCACTTAATGAGGGTTCACTCGATATCATCTTGGATGACGACTTTAAAAATCGCCCTTTAAGCATCAACCAAATGCAGGATATCGCGCGTGGTATTTTTAGCGAGTACCCTGGAGTTGAGTTTGGCTTTAGTGCCGGAGGTCCTCCAGGATCTGGTGGTGGCTCGGCATTAACCATCAACATTTCGGGTAACGATCAGCGTAAACTAGAGGAAGTTGCTAACACGATTGTAGAAATTTTACGCACAGTGCCCGAGGTCAAAGAGCCTACCAGTAACCTCTCTGCAGGCATTCCCGAGACAATTATTATCCCTAATCGTGATAAAGCTGGAGCCTTTGGTGTACCGATGGCGAGCATTGGTTCGGAGATTCGTAGTAATATCAATGGTTCTACTGTAAGCATTTATCGCGCTGATGGTGAGGAGATTGATCTCTTTTTGGTACTGCGCCCGGAAGATCGTATGTCGATTCGAGACCTTGATCGTATCTATGTTAATAGTCAAGTTACAGGGACACGCATTCCGATTGCCAACCTCGTGGAGATTGAGGAAGGCATTAGTCCGATGAGTATCCGACGCGAAAACCAGACACGTCAAGCCACGGTAAGCGCAAATGCGGGATTACGCCCCGACGGCAAACCCTTTGCACCAAGCATTGTCTCCGAAGCTGCATGGCGTGCCATCAATCGCGACTTTATCCCCGTTGACGGAGTAACCATCAAAGAGGCTGGCGACAACCAAGATTTCATCGATCTCATTCCGATCTTCCTTGCCGTTATCGCTATCTCGATTATCCTTGTTTATGGGATCATGGCATCGCAATTTGAGAGTCTAAAAGATCCGTTCATTATCATCTTGAGTATCGTTACCATGCCCATTGGTCCTATCCTTATCTACGCGATTTCGGGGCAACCCTTCAGTAGCTTTAGCGTTATTGGAATGATCATGCTGATCGGTATCATCGTCAACACCGGTATTATTCTCGTCGACTATATCAACCTGCTACGCAAGAGGGGCACCAACCTCCGTGAAGCAGTTATCGAGACTGGTCGTCTGCGTTTACGCCCCATTCTCATGACCACTCTCACCACGATTTTGGGTATGATTCCCCTAGCCACTGCCACCGGAGATGGTACCTCCATGACGCAACCTATTGGTGTAACAGTAGTAGGAGGAATGATCTCCTCTTCCATTATGACACTATTCCTAGTACCAGTACTCTATTACATGTTCAACCAAAAAGGCGAGCGCAAGAGAGTAGCACAACAGCAACGCGAACATGCGATTCTTTTAGAGCGTCGCCAACAAATGAATAAAGAGGCAAATCATGAGTAA
- the whiG gene encoding RNA polymerase sigma factor WhiG: MRDIVITEESEDSYWQEYKKSKDPKIREAFINQYAPLVKFVAGKVMANMPGSVEFDDLVSFGVFGLMDAVDKFDPSKDVQFKTYAVTRIRGAIYDELRKDDWVPRSVRQKSRELDEGTQHLEAKLGRTATHEEIAEHFGLSLPEYNALALKVSGSAMLSLNETSKRVDESDKTSLLESIESPSSLQPDIIIEKGEVRRLIVDAIHELPDKEKMVLVLYYYEDLTLKEIGQVLEVTESRVSQLHTKAIMRLRTKLSHIRKGIL, from the coding sequence ATGAGGGATATTGTCATTACCGAAGAGAGCGAAGACAGCTACTGGCAGGAGTATAAAAAGAGCAAGGATCCCAAAATTCGCGAGGCATTCATCAATCAGTATGCACCGTTGGTCAAATTTGTGGCGGGCAAGGTGATGGCGAATATGCCGGGATCGGTTGAGTTTGATGACTTGGTGAGCTTTGGTGTCTTTGGTCTAATGGATGCTGTGGATAAATTTGATCCATCTAAAGATGTGCAATTTAAGACCTATGCGGTTACGCGCATTCGCGGTGCAATTTATGATGAGTTGCGCAAAGATGATTGGGTGCCACGTAGTGTGCGTCAGAAGAGTCGAGAGCTGGATGAGGGGACGCAACATCTTGAGGCTAAACTTGGGCGCACCGCCACGCATGAGGAGATTGCGGAACATTTTGGTCTTTCTCTGCCTGAATACAACGCATTAGCACTTAAAGTATCGGGATCTGCAATGCTTTCGCTCAATGAAACCTCTAAGCGTGTCGATGAATCTGATAAGACCTCTTTGTTGGAGTCGATTGAATCGCCCTCTAGTCTACAGCCTGATATCATCATTGAAAAGGGTGAGGTGCGTCGCTTAATAGTTGATGCAATTCACGAGCTTCCGGATAAAGAGAAGATGGTCTTGGTTCTCTACTATTACGAGGATCTCACGCTCAAGGAGATTGGGCAAGTCTTGGAGGTCACTGAGTCGCGTGTTTCACAGCTCCACACCAAGGCGATTATGCGCTTACGTACTAAGTTATCGCATATAAGAAAAGGAATTTTGTAG